A stretch of Arachis hypogaea cultivar Tifrunner chromosome 15, arahy.Tifrunner.gnm2.J5K5, whole genome shotgun sequence DNA encodes these proteins:
- the LOC112748072 gene encoding uncharacterized protein has translation MTLTLYKGIGDPKVHVTKFESMMFLNSDSNPILCRSFPTFLDGAALLWFSNLSTSSISSFDEFAKLFINHSVASKIYVRDSDYLSTIKQGQHKSLKDYMVRFTKAAMEIPDLHPEEAIAVAKPKTLEEFRDKVTENIEIEELCETWRNERPLSRKEEEKPPRSHNKDPKKPFELTPKFDSYTKFNTKREDIIKKILHNKLIKPPSKEGTYQDQKYVDRSKHCAFHQKYGHITDECVVTKDLLERLARQGLLDKYVTYRSQKESRDTDKLSYSSDHKEKGTWYGPVKTPTSKGVINFISGGFARGGATSTARKRSYRAMMIMEGS, from the exons ATGACTTTAACGCTGTACAAGGGGATCGGAGACCCTAAAGTTCATGTCACAAAATTTGAATCCATGATGTTTCTTAATAGTGACTCCAATCCCATCTTGTGCCGATCTTTTCCAACCTTTCTAGATGGAGCTGCTTTATTGTGGTTCTCTAACTTATCTACAAGTTCAATATCAAGCTTCGATGAATTTGCAAAGTTGTTCATAAACCACTCAGTAGCATCCAAAATCTATGTGCGAGATTCAGACTATCTTAGTACAATCAAACAAGGACAACATAAGAGCTTGAAGGATTACATGGTGCGCTTCACAAAAGCGGCCATGGAAATCCCAGACCTTCATCCAGAA GAAGCAATAGCAGTTGCAAAGCCAAAGACATTGGAGGAATTTAGAGACAAGGTAACCGAGaacattgaaattgaagaattatGTGAAACTTGGAGAAACGAAAGACCCTTATCTCgaaaggaagaggaaaaacctcccagATCTCACAACAAGGACCCCAAAAAACCTTTCGAATTAACACCAAAGTTCGACTCATACACCAAATTCAATACCAAAAGAGAAGACATCATCAAGAAAATATTGCACAATAAACTAATAAAACCACCGAGCAAAGAAGGCACATATCAGGACCAAAAGTATGTAGACAGAAGCAAGCATTGTGCATTTCACCAGAAGTACGGCCATATCACTGATGAATGCGTAGTAACCAAAGACTTGTTGGAAAGATTAGCAAGACAAGGCCTACTGGATAAATATGTCACTTACAGGAGCCAGAAGGAATCAAGAGATACTGACAAACTGAGCTATAGCTCCGACCACAAAGAAAAAGGAACCTGGTATGGACCAGTCAAAACTCCTACATCTAAAGGAGTGATAAACTTCATTTCAGGTGGCTTTGCAAGAGGAGGAGCAACCAGTACAGCTAGGAAGAGAAGTTACAGAGCCATGATGATAATGGAAGGGTCTTAG